The following are encoded together in the Parcubacteria group bacterium genome:
- the rplF gene encoding 50S ribosomal protein L6, whose amino-acid sequence MSRIGKKPIEIKSDVKVELKDGIVNVAGPKGSLNFKFSDEMEINISEKEVSVLKKGNSKNVSALWGTTARIIENMIKGVTEGYQKQLELNGVGYRMAIQGKKINMALGFSHPVIVDVPEGIEAKIENNIMTISGIDKQEVGQFAATIKKFKPVEPYKGKGFRYVGEIVRRKEGKKSGSTS is encoded by the coding sequence ATGAGTAGAATAGGAAAAAAACCAATTGAGATTAAAAGCGACGTTAAAGTCGAGCTTAAAGACGGGATTGTTAATGTCGCCGGTCCTAAAGGCTCTTTGAATTTTAAATTTAGCGATGAAATGGAAATTAATATTTCCGAAAAGGAAGTTTCTGTTCTCAAAAAAGGGAATTCAAAAAATGTTTCAGCTCTTTGGGGAACAACTGCTAGGATAATCGAAAATATGATCAAGGGAGTAACGGAAGGATATCAAAAACAGTTGGAACTTAATGGTGTGGGATATAGAATGGCAATTCAGGGGAAGAAAATTAATATGGCGTTAGGTTTTTCTCACCCGGTAATTGTTGATGTTCCGGAAGGAATTGAAGCAAAGATCGAAAATAACATTATGACAATTTCCGGAATAGACAAACAAGAAGTCGGCCAATTTGCTGCTACCATAAAAAAATTCAAGCCCGTTGAGCCATATAAAGGGAAAGGATTCAGATATGTCGGCGAAATAGTCAGAAGAAAAGAAGGAAAGAAATCCGGGTCAACAAGCTAG
- the rplO gene encoding 50S ribosomal protein L15: MQIHELKLKNKKKRKTIGRGGKRGTYSGRGNKGQKARSGGKAIDPLFEGGRSSLIERLKKVRGFKSPHSKKININLIDLEKNFKNGDTVSIKSLMETGLIGKIESRKGIKILGTGKLTKKLVIDKEISMSESAKKAIEK, translated from the coding sequence ATGCAAATTCACGAATTAAAACTTAAGAATAAAAAGAAGAGAAAGACTATCGGAAGAGGCGGAAAAAGAGGGACTTATTCCGGCAGAGGAAACAAAGGGCAAAAAGCCAGATCAGGAGGAAAAGCCATAGATCCTTTGTTTGAAGGTGGAAGATCTTCTTTAATTGAAAGACTCAAAAAGGTCAGAGGATTTAAATCCCCGCATTCCAAAAAAATTAACATAAATCTCATTGATTTGGAGAAAAATTTCAAAAATGGCGATACGGTTAGTATTAAAAGTTTAATGGAAACCGGTCTTATAGGCAAAATAGAATCAAGAAAAGGAATAAAAATACTTGGAACAGGAAAACTTACAAAGAAACTTGTTATAGATAAAGAAATATCGATGTCTGAATCTGCTAAAAAAGCCATAGAGAAATAA
- a CDS encoding nucleoside monophosphate kinase, whose product MNLIILGQQGSGKGTQALFLAEHFGATHIELGRMLRKMAKEDSELGRELHEIVHIKKELVSDEVVLRSLIEEFRKVIPEKGIILDGAPRRVEQIKEVEQAFADSGRKIDKIIFLNISDEESIERVSRRYSCPKCRKHFVLGENLQDPNDLCPDCGSCVEKRKDDTEEGIKKRLSIFREQTLPVVEYYRNKGVLIEIDGTKSKKEVFDDIISKI is encoded by the coding sequence ATGAATTTAATTATCTTGGGGCAACAAGGAAGCGGGAAGGGGACGCAAGCGTTATTTCTAGCGGAGCATTTTGGCGCAACTCATATCGAATTAGGGAGAATGCTTCGAAAAATGGCGAAAGAAGATAGCGAACTGGGAAGAGAATTGCATGAAATTGTCCATATTAAAAAAGAATTAGTTTCTGATGAGGTTGTTTTGAGATCTCTGATAGAAGAGTTCAGGAAAGTTATTCCAGAAAAAGGAATTATTTTGGATGGAGCTCCTCGCAGAGTTGAACAAATAAAAGAAGTAGAGCAAGCTTTTGCTGATTCGGGAAGAAAAATAGACAAAATAATATTTCTGAATATTTCCGACGAAGAATCAATCGAGAGAGTTTCCCGGCGATATAGCTGTCCAAAATGCCGTAAGCATTTTGTTTTGGGGGAAAATTTACAGGATCCCAACGATCTATGTCCGGATTGTGGAAGCTGTGTGGAAAAAAGAAAAGATGATACGGAAGAGGGTATCAAAAAAAGATTATCTATTTTTCGAGAGCAAACGCTTCCAGTCGTGGAATATTATAGAAACAAAGGTGTATTAATAGAAATTGATGGAACAAAAAGTAAGAAAGAAGTTTTTGATGATATCATAAGCAAGATATAA
- the rpsH gene encoding 30S ribosomal protein S8, with protein MLDPISDMLTRIRNAQKAGHSEAVFPFSNLKLAVAKILEKENLADFVEVVKSNEESKFDRIRIVLKYEKVGNNKKIPVITEIKRVSKEGKRIYLKKDEIKKIKNGFGIAVISTSKGVMTGKEARKLGLGGEYICEVW; from the coding sequence ATGTTAGATCCAATTAGCGATATGTTAACACGAATAAGAAACGCTCAGAAAGCCGGGCATAGCGAGGCAGTTTTTCCATTTTCCAATTTAAAATTGGCTGTTGCCAAGATTTTGGAAAAAGAAAATCTTGCTGATTTTGTCGAAGTGGTTAAGAGCAATGAAGAAAGCAAATTTGATAGGATAAGAATAGTTTTGAAATATGAAAAAGTTGGAAATAATAAAAAAATACCAGTTATCACTGAAATAAAAAGAGTGAGCAAAGAAGGGAAAAGGATATATCTAAAGAAAGATGAGATTAAAAAAATTAAAAATGGATTCGGTATCGCTGTAATTTCGACGTCAAAAGGCGTAATGACCGGAAAAGAAGCAAGAAAATTGGGATTAGGCGGGGAATATATTTGCGAAGTTTGGTAA
- a CDS encoding ABC transporter substrate-binding protein, whose protein sequence is MSKFLNFKEKLVVVTLIFIIIGSLVFWLSSLYIGFTKPIPKKGGEYVEGVVGQPLYVNPLLSQTSEADSDLVQLIYSGLFKYDSEGKLEKDLAESYEISEDQKTYTVHLRENLFWHDGTPLTAEDVFFTVSVLKDPAYKSPLRQNWQGIDASKIDDYTLNFNISSPYFGFLNNLTVGILPKHIWGNIAPEKFSLADYNLKPVGSGPYKAVDFQKSSTGEILSYNLKAFDKYYEGEPYISRVVFNFYPDEDAMLAAYNKKEIKGMETIDSDKIGSIKNKKSTVVKEINFPRYFSIFFNKTKSIPLASDSVRYALSHAVNRKEIIKQVLKDKGVEIFSPFLQSMNETNGDIDKRDFDLERARELLDQAGWKLKDGETIREKNNVKLQFKIYTADFPDLVETADILIKQWKEIGVDASVESLSAIDLQQNYIRPREYEALLFGQDSSFEPDIYSYWHSSQKSDPGFNLAMLDNKDADNLLRDIRQELDMEKRIEKYKKFQKIISDEALAVFLYSPYYLYPVSSEVKGIDVKNINSPSNRFCNINKWYINIARVRE, encoded by the coding sequence ATGAGCAAGTTTCTTAATTTCAAGGAGAAATTGGTAGTTGTTACTTTAATCTTTATAATTATCGGTTCTCTTGTATTCTGGTTATCAAGTCTTTATATCGGTTTCACGAAGCCTATCCCTAAAAAAGGAGGAGAATATGTCGAAGGAGTTGTCGGTCAGCCTTTGTATGTCAATCCATTGCTTTCGCAAACAAGCGAAGCTGATTCTGATTTAGTTCAGCTTATTTATAGCGGACTTTTTAAATATGATTCGGAAGGAAAATTAGAGAAAGATCTAGCGGAAAGTTATGAAATTTCTGAAGACCAGAAAACATATACAGTGCATTTGCGAGAAAACTTATTTTGGCATGATGGAACTCCGCTAACTGCAGAAGACGTTTTTTTCACTGTAAGCGTTCTCAAAGATCCAGCCTACAAGAGCCCTTTGAGGCAAAATTGGCAGGGAATTGATGCCTCCAAAATTGATGATTACACCTTGAATTTCAACATCAGCAGTCCATATTTCGGATTTCTTAATAATCTGACAGTCGGCATACTCCCCAAGCATATCTGGGGAAACATTGCTCCGGAAAAATTTTCTTTGGCCGATTATAACTTAAAGCCGGTTGGGTCCGGGCCGTATAAAGCTGTCGATTTTCAAAAAAGTTCAACCGGGGAAATTCTTTCCTATAATCTAAAAGCTTTCGATAAATATTACGAAGGAGAGCCGTATATTTCCAGAGTTGTTTTTAATTTTTATCCCGATGAAGACGCGATGCTTGCGGCATACAATAAAAAAGAAATCAAAGGGATGGAAACTATTGATTCTGATAAGATCGGCAGCATAAAAAACAAAAAAAGCACAGTAGTGAAAGAGATTAACTTCCCCCGCTATTTTTCTATATTTTTTAATAAGACGAAAAGCATTCCATTGGCTAGCGATTCTGTAAGATATGCACTGTCTCATGCGGTCAATAGGAAAGAAATAATAAAGCAAGTGCTCAAGGATAAAGGAGTGGAAATATTTTCTCCCTTCCTGCAGTCAATGAATGAAACTAATGGCGATATAGATAAAAGGGATTTTGATTTGGAAAGGGCGAGAGAACTTTTGGATCAAGCTGGATGGAAATTGAAAGACGGGGAAACAATAAGAGAAAAAAATAACGTTAAGCTCCAATTTAAAATTTATACTGCTGATTTTCCGGATCTTGTCGAAACAGCGGATATCTTGATCAAACAATGGAAGGAGATTGGCGTAGATGCAAGCGTAGAAAGCTTGTCTGCTATCGATTTGCAACAGAACTATATTCGTCCTCGTGAATATGAAGCTCTTCTTTTTGGACAAGATTCAAGTTTTGAACCGGACATTTATTCTTATTGGCACTCAAGCCAGAAATCCGATCCAGGATTTAATTTAGCGATGCTTGACAATAAAGATGCCGATAACTTGCTTCGCGATATAAGGCAGGAGCTAGATATGGAAAAAAGAATAGAAAAATATAAGAAGTTTCAAAAAATCATATCGGACGAAGCGTTAGCGGTTTTTCTCTATAGCCCGTATTATCTTTATCCTGTTTCAAGCGAAGTAAAAGGAATAGATGTGAAAAATATAAATTCTCCTTCGAATAGGTTTTGCAATATCAATAAGTGGTATATCAACATAGCGAGAGTTAGAGAATAA
- the secY gene encoding preprotein translocase subunit SecY, with translation MFEKLVQIFKVKQLRNKIFFILGLLVVFRIAAAIPVPGVNTQQLKQLFEGNQFLGLLNIFSGGGLSNISIVLLGVGPYITASIIMQLLTMIIPRLEQIYKEEGEAGRQKFNMWTRWITIPLAALQSFAMISLLRSQQVLGDLTQFNIIMIIIIATTGTVFLMWLGELITEKGIGNGVSLIIFAGIVASLPGSLSQLFSVFDSTKFFTYLIFAIVAIITIAGVVMVSEGQRNIPVSYAKRIRGNKMYGGVSSHLPLRVNQAGVIPIIFAISIMLFPGMIANFLMQVKNTTIANIATSVNNIFQNQLFYGVMYFILVVLFTYFYTAVVFDPHQISENLQKQGGYVPGIRPGKNTADYLYKIMNRITLTGSLFLGLIAVLPLFIRAVSGISTIAIGGTSVLIVVSVVIETIKQIESQLVMRDYEGF, from the coding sequence ATGTTTGAGAAATTAGTTCAAATTTTTAAAGTAAAGCAACTTCGAAACAAGATATTTTTCATACTTGGACTTTTGGTGGTATTTAGGATTGCAGCGGCCATTCCGGTACCGGGAGTGAACACGCAGCAGCTTAAACAACTTTTTGAAGGCAACCAGTTTTTGGGACTTCTTAATATTTTTTCCGGAGGCGGGCTTAGCAATATCTCCATTGTTCTTTTGGGCGTTGGACCATATATCACCGCTTCTATCATAATGCAGCTTTTGACGATGATCATTCCGCGTCTGGAACAGATTTATAAGGAAGAAGGCGAAGCGGGAAGGCAAAAATTTAATATGTGGACCAGATGGATTACGATTCCGCTGGCAGCGCTTCAGTCTTTTGCAATGATCAGCCTTCTTCGTTCCCAGCAGGTCTTGGGAGATCTCACTCAATTCAATATTATAATGATAATAATTATCGCTACTACGGGTACTGTATTTTTGATGTGGCTAGGAGAGCTTATCACCGAAAAGGGAATTGGCAACGGAGTGTCTCTAATAATTTTCGCGGGAATAGTGGCCAGTCTCCCGGGAAGCTTAAGCCAGCTTTTTTCCGTTTTTGATTCTACCAAATTTTTTACTTATTTAATTTTTGCAATAGTGGCGATTATTACCATAGCTGGAGTCGTTATGGTTTCCGAAGGACAGAGGAACATTCCTGTTTCTTATGCCAAGAGAATAAGAGGCAACAAAATGTATGGCGGAGTTTCTTCTCATCTTCCTCTTCGCGTTAATCAAGCCGGAGTAATCCCAATTATCTTCGCTATTTCCATAATGCTTTTTCCCGGAATGATAGCCAATTTTTTGATGCAAGTGAAAAATACGACAATAGCAAACATTGCTACTTCTGTGAATAATATTTTTCAGAATCAGTTGTTTTATGGAGTGATGTATTTTATTCTTGTCGTACTTTTCACCTATTTTTATACAGCCGTGGTCTTTGATCCTCACCAAATTTCCGAAAATCTCCAAAAGCAGGGAGGATATGTTCCGGGTATACGCCCAGGAAAAAATACAGCCGATTATCTCTATAAAATAATGAACAGGATAACCCTGACAGGGTCATTGTTTCTTGGTTTAATTGCGGTATTGCCTTTGTTTATCAGGGCTGTGAGCGGAATAAGCACAATTGCGATTGGCGGAACCAGTGTTTTGATTGTTGTTTCAGTTGTTATTGAAACAATCAAACAAATTGAAAGTCAGCTGGTTATGAGAGACTATGAAGGATTCTGA
- the secG gene encoding preprotein translocase subunit SecG — protein sequence MKILNIAQIAVSLLLMVSILLQNRGSGLSATFGGDFGGYYTKRGMEKFLFYLSIILSVGFLGLSIASFVLSNK from the coding sequence ATGAAAATTTTAAATATAGCTCAAATTGCTGTTAGTTTGCTTTTGATGGTATCGATCTTGCTTCAGAACAGGGGATCCGGACTTTCGGCTACTTTCGGAGGAGATTTCGGCGGATATTATACCAAAAGAGGAATGGAAAAATTCTTGTTCTATCTTTCAATAATCCTGTCTGTCGGATTCTTGGGATTATCAATAGCCAGTTTTGTTTTATCAAATAAATAG
- a CDS encoding type Z 30S ribosomal protein S14 yields the protein MAKTSTIARSKKKPKFSTRAVNRCWKCGRKRGYLRKFDLCRICFRELASKGEIPGVRKSSW from the coding sequence ATGGCAAAGACCTCAACAATTGCAAGATCAAAGAAAAAACCTAAATTTTCCACGAGGGCTGTTAATCGTTGCTGGAAATGCGGAAGAAAACGAGGATATCTTAGGAAATTTGACCTTTGCAGAATTTGTTTTAGAGAATTAGCAAGTAAAGGGGAAATCCCGGGAGTACGAAAATCAAGCTGGTAA
- the rplE gene encoding 50S ribosomal protein L5 encodes MKIIPAKIRYKETVVPEMKKIFGYTNDMAVPKIEKCVINVGTGNILKETEKIDEIVASFNEICGQKAVKTKAKKAIAGFKIRVGLEIGVKATLRGKRMWNFIDHLVNFALPRTRDFQGIELRSIDDNGNMNLGIKEHIIFPEISPEKVKNIFSFQINITTDAKSRKDAIELFRLLGFPMKQ; translated from the coding sequence ATGAAAATAATTCCAGCTAAAATTAGATATAAAGAAACAGTTGTTCCGGAAATGAAGAAAATTTTTGGATATACCAATGATATGGCAGTTCCCAAAATAGAGAAATGCGTGATTAATGTCGGAACGGGAAATATTCTTAAGGAGACTGAAAAAATTGATGAAATCGTTGCTTCTTTCAACGAAATTTGCGGACAAAAAGCGGTGAAAACAAAAGCCAAAAAAGCTATAGCCGGATTTAAAATAAGAGTGGGATTGGAAATTGGAGTGAAAGCAACGCTAAGAGGAAAAAGAATGTGGAATTTTATCGATCATTTGGTAAATTTTGCTCTTCCTAGAACTAGAGATTTTCAAGGAATAGAACTTAGATCAATCGATGATAATGGGAATATGAACTTGGGAATAAAGGAACACATTATCTTTCCTGAAATATCGCCGGAAAAAGTAAAAAATATTTTCAGTTTTCAAATTAATATCACAACCGATGCAAAGAGCAGGAAAGATGCTATAGAGCTTTTTAGGCTATTAGGGTTTCCGATGAAACAATAA
- the rplR gene encoding 50S ribosomal protein L18 gives MIIDRKKLREKRKRRIRAKIFGTAKRPRLCVFISLKKVYVQAIDDKKGNTIVSADLKEAKGKNNIEGLRKLGKVVAKKCIDKKISEVVFDRGGYKYHGKIKAFADSAREGGLKF, from the coding sequence ATGATTATAGATAGGAAAAAATTAAGAGAGAAGCGAAAAAGGAGAATTAGGGCCAAGATTTTCGGCACAGCCAAAAGACCCAGGCTTTGTGTTTTTATCAGTCTGAAAAAAGTTTATGTCCAAGCTATTGATGATAAGAAAGGCAACACTATAGTATCAGCCGATCTCAAAGAAGCTAAAGGAAAAAACAATATCGAAGGATTGAGGAAGCTGGGCAAGGTTGTTGCGAAGAAATGCATCGATAAAAAAATTTCTGAAGTGGTTTTTGATAGAGGCGGATACAAATATCACGGGAAAATTAAAGCATTTGCGGATAGTGCAAGAGAAGGCGGACTTAAATTTTGA
- the map gene encoding type I methionyl aminopeptidase: MVTIKTGEQIGKIRESCKRLALVMNEIEKNIKIGIDTLSLDKIAEDAILKLGGIPAFKNYGSDVGDPFPASICASINDEIVHGIPSEEIILREGNILKVDVGMKYEGMFSDMARTFAVGKIDKKARKLIEITEKSFWEGVSKIKNGAMLSDYSKAVQKYVEQNGFSVVRDLVGHGIGTKLHEDPQVMNYWGKGYYQDLKLKSGMVLALEPMVNEGSYHLTIEKNGWVFKTKDGKLSAHYENTVLVTDDGYEILTK, from the coding sequence ATGGTTACCATTAAAACCGGGGAGCAAATAGGAAAAATCAGAGAGAGCTGCAAGAGGCTCGCGCTGGTAATGAATGAGATTGAAAAGAACATAAAAATTGGAATTGATACTCTTTCTCTTGATAAAATAGCCGAAGATGCGATACTGAAGCTGGGAGGAATTCCGGCTTTTAAAAATTACGGATCCGATGTCGGTGATCCATTTCCGGCTTCAATTTGCGCATCTATCAATGACGAGATAGTTCATGGAATTCCTTCGGAAGAAATAATTCTCAGGGAAGGGAATATTTTAAAAGTGGATGTAGGAATGAAATATGAAGGAATGTTTTCTGATATGGCCAGGACTTTTGCGGTAGGGAAGATTGATAAGAAAGCGCGAAAACTTATTGAGATAACGGAAAAATCTTTTTGGGAAGGAGTTTCTAAAATAAAAAATGGCGCAATGCTGAGCGATTATTCAAAAGCGGTTCAAAAATATGTTGAGCAGAATGGTTTTTCGGTGGTGAGGGATCTGGTCGGACATGGAATAGGAACCAAGCTTCACGAAGATCCGCAGGTTATGAATTATTGGGGAAAAGGCTATTATCAAGATTTGAAATTAAAATCCGGAATGGTTTTGGCGCTTGAGCCGATGGTTAATGAAGGAAGCTACCATTTGACTATCGAAAAAAACGGCTGGGTATTTAAAACCAAAGATGGGAAACTCAGCGCACATTACGAAAACACGGTTTTGGTTACTGATGATGGATATGAAATTTTGACAAAATAA
- the rplN gene encoding 50S ribosomal protein L14 yields MIQAETRLKSADNTGAKIIECFKVLGGSKRRYAGIGDIVVASVKSAEPRGMVKKGDKVRAVIVRTKTPLRRKDGSYIRFDENAAVIVDGKEPKGTRIFGPVARELKEKGYGKIISLAPEVL; encoded by the coding sequence ATGATTCAAGCAGAAACAAGATTAAAATCAGCTGATAATACGGGAGCCAAGATTATTGAATGTTTCAAGGTTCTAGGCGGTTCCAAGAGAAGATATGCCGGTATTGGAGATATTGTTGTTGCTTCAGTTAAATCAGCCGAACCGAGAGGAATGGTCAAAAAAGGTGATAAAGTTAGGGCGGTTATAGTCAGAACAAAAACTCCGCTTCGAAGAAAAGACGGTTCTTATATCCGATTCGATGAAAATGCAGCGGTTATTGTCGATGGAAAGGAACCAAAAGGAACTCGTATTTTTGGGCCAGTCGCCAGGGAATTAAAAGAAAAGGGATATGGCAAGATAATTTCATTAGCTCCAGAAGTATTATAA
- the ruvX gene encoding Holliday junction resolvase RuvX codes for MSIDEKNLNISHILGIDYGKSNVGLALADSETKMAFAYETLKNDKNLMDNLKEIINKENASKIVVGIPSYSTEGSVEKEAKKLGEFLQNSLKIEVFYQNEMFTTKIAQRNLIEKGMKGVNKFDDNESARIILQEWLDNRK; via the coding sequence ATGTCAATAGATGAAAAAAACCTTAATATAAGCCATATTTTGGGCATTGATTATGGAAAATCAAATGTTGGCTTGGCTTTGGCGGATAGTGAGACAAAGATGGCCTTTGCTTATGAAACCCTAAAAAACGACAAAAATCTGATGGATAATTTGAAAGAAATTATAAATAAAGAGAATGCAAGCAAAATAGTAGTAGGAATTCCATCATACTCAACAGAAGGAAGTGTTGAAAAAGAAGCTAAAAAATTAGGGGAATTTCTTCAAAATAGCTTAAAAATTGAAGTTTTCTATCAAAATGAGATGTTTACCACCAAAATAGCGCAGAGGAATTTGATAGAAAAAGGGATGAAGGGAGTCAACAAATTCGATGACAATGAGTCGGCCAGAATAATACTCCAAGAGTGGCTGGATAATAGAAAATAG
- the rpsE gene encoding 30S ribosomal protein S5 — MSRNNNGKFKKREKPEFEQKLLDLARVTRVVKGGRRFRFRATLVIGDRKGRVGVGVSKGSDVSDAIEKSYNDAKKNIINVKMSGKTIPHDVLIKLGSARVMLRPAQEGRGIIAGGAVRAVVDLAGIHDIVSKSMGTSNKLNVARATVAALKSLKENKASQA; from the coding sequence ATGAGTAGAAACAATAACGGAAAATTCAAGAAAAGGGAAAAACCGGAGTTTGAACAAAAACTTCTGGATCTTGCTCGTGTAACCAGGGTAGTGAAAGGCGGAAGAAGATTTCGATTTAGGGCAACTTTGGTTATCGGGGATAGAAAAGGGAGAGTGGGAGTGGGTGTTTCCAAGGGATCTGATGTTTCTGATGCAATTGAAAAATCTTATAATGATGCCAAGAAAAATATTATAAACGTGAAAATGAGCGGCAAAACCATTCCTCATGATGTATTGATTAAGCTGGGAAGCGCAAGGGTAATGCTTAGACCGGCGCAAGAAGGGCGGGGAATAATTGCCGGAGGAGCGGTTAGAGCCGTTGTTGATTTAGCAGGAATTCATGATATTGTTTCGAAATCGATGGGAACGTCTAACAAATTAAACGTAGCTAGGGCGACAGTAGCCGCATTAAAAAGTTTAAAAGAGAATAAAGCTAGCCAAGCTTAA